The Pecten maximus chromosome 12, xPecMax1.1, whole genome shotgun sequence genome includes a region encoding these proteins:
- the LOC117339929 gene encoding O-phosphoseryl-tRNA(Sec) selenium transferase-like, which yields MDSDCYKLCEKLIPETYVQQGQQAKQVHQNKIRHLLEQKKLPEEGWSDLTIEILLQEFSVMDSNNFPGNCGVGEREARVFSPLVLKRHYNFGHGIGRSGEITAIQPKAAGSSLIMKLANSLALDLIRLCGIPSVKSCFVVPMATGMSMVLSMLTFRQSRPDAKFVIWPRIDQKSCIKSIITAGISFPLIGLLNSF from the exons ATGGACAGTGACTGCTATAAACTTTGTGAGAAGTTGATACCAGAAACGTATGTACAGCAGGGACAACAAGCCAAACAAGTCCACCAGAACAAGATCAGACATCTTCTAGAACAG AAGAAGCTGCCAGAGGAGGGTTGGAGTGATCTCACAATTGAGATCCTTCTCCAGGAATTCTCGGTGATGGATAGTAACAATTTTCCTGGAAATTGTGGGGTTGGGGAAAGGGAAGCCAGAGTTTTCTCCCCTTTAGTGCTAAAGCGTCATTACAA TTTTGGGCATGGAATCGGTCGATCAGGAGAAATCACAGCAATACAACCAAAAGCAGCAGGATCAAGTCTGATAATGAAATTAGCCAACAGTTTGGCTCTGGACCTCATCAGGCTGTGTG GTATTCCATCTGTTAAGAGCTGTTTTGTTGTCCCTATGGCAACGGGAATGAGTATGGTACTCTCGATGCTGACCTTCAGACAAAGTCGACCAGATGCTAAGTTTGTCATATGGCCACGTATTGACCAGAAGTCTTGCATAAAGTCTATCATTACTGCAGGTATATCTTTCCCACTCATTGGTCTTTTAAATTCTTTTTGA